Proteins from a genomic interval of Bdellovibrionales bacterium:
- a CDS encoding YHYH protein, which produces MHLSSSKKKISRQCDKIKNSIEQAGFSKNVQVSCDNAQAKLSSNTYPEHELMNGIVNTNEQVPVPAGHYTAPIPLEPHFTGKAKTRDAALAIAVNGVPIYDYTGGGEMTEADLHHHQLHHDTVLTQQLDECGGHAGRGDDYHYHKRPNCMIDSMENSKQDDKIIGWAFDGYPIYDLKNPDGSIIKKGELDICNGKLDNFFGYRYHTSKDAPYIIQCLMGETPDLRTLPRVPPLKSINGEGKMAGRPPREGVQNLKFTQDKTTGIKRMDYIYQEKPYYIQFKETEKKDCYNFESKTVTSEGHVETGVYCR; this is translated from the coding sequence ATGCATTTAAGTTCCTCTAAAAAAAAGATTTCAAGACAATGTGATAAAATTAAAAACTCTATTGAACAAGCGGGGTTTAGTAAAAACGTCCAAGTGTCATGTGACAATGCACAGGCGAAATTAAGTTCAAACACTTATCCAGAACATGAATTAATGAACGGAATTGTAAACACAAATGAACAAGTTCCTGTTCCAGCAGGTCATTATACAGCGCCTATCCCATTAGAACCTCATTTTACAGGAAAAGCAAAAACACGAGATGCTGCTTTAGCAATTGCGGTTAACGGTGTGCCTATCTATGACTATACTGGTGGCGGAGAGATGACAGAAGCGGATCTTCATCATCATCAACTTCATCATGATACGGTCTTAACACAGCAGCTAGATGAGTGTGGTGGGCATGCAGGTCGTGGTGATGACTATCACTATCATAAAAGACCAAACTGTATGATTGATTCTATGGAAAACTCAAAACAAGATGATAAAATTATTGGATGGGCTTTCGATGGTTACCCTATTTATGATTTAAAAAACCCTGATGGTTCAATTATTAAAAAAGGCGAACTCGATATTTGCAATGGGAAATTAGACAATTTTTTTGGTTACCGATACCACACATCTAAAGATGCACCCTATATAATTCAATGCCTAATGGGTGAAACGCCTGACCTCAGAACACTACCACGTGTTCCACCTTTAAAGTCTATAAATGGTGAAGGAAAAATGGCTGGTCGCCCTCCTCGTGAGGGTGTTCAAAATTTAAAGTTTACTCAGGATAAGACGACTGGAATTAAGCGTATGGATTATATTTACCAGGAAAAGCCCTATTATATTCAATTTAAAGAAACAGAAAAAAAAGACTGTTATAACTTTGAATCTAAAACTGTTACCAGTGAAGGTCATGTTGAAACAGGTGTTTACTGCAGATGA
- a CDS encoding tyrosine-type recombinase/integrase, producing MRWEKRKDRYGKPYYSFLQWDPIARKNLRLKRSEVPATIMTDSAATDFCRLREAEDEASKFRIQRKLAWNKKFYDFEKLLEIFETESKVRAPNSWQAPVYYLKQYALDFFLNHKQCNNLNNWPLFFEEFRDWLMTVDTGKRTKSDGLAYSSRNSVIGAVNLFLDVMARKGKCELPPKCRKFPRHLMNRRTAEDVISDDEAKIILQCLSDLDESGLAADFFLVLMHTGLRLGEGLGLSLADFSPGMPEVALIKGAVQRHGLKCFGYIALESQLASTIHPRKSDGTVPRKPLKGRKRIDAKGSRTIPVLDSEAFNALARRFNDQSELLESKKFGISKSDYLLFDGLEKNRFSRLLREAYEGTSFKHKSPHCARHTFATNLAGITQADTGFCRLVLGHKDEDTTLGYVHLFEQINRQARAKVLVKSKIALVD from the coding sequence ATGCGATGGGAGAAGCGAAAGGACCGATACGGGAAGCCATACTACAGCTTCCTCCAATGGGACCCCATCGCCCGCAAGAACCTGCGTCTTAAGCGGTCCGAAGTACCTGCCACAATCATGACTGACTCAGCGGCGACAGACTTCTGCCGCCTACGCGAAGCCGAAGACGAGGCATCGAAGTTTCGCATTCAGCGCAAGCTTGCCTGGAATAAGAAATTCTATGACTTCGAGAAGTTACTCGAAATTTTCGAAACAGAATCGAAAGTTCGCGCGCCCAACTCATGGCAGGCGCCGGTCTACTATCTAAAGCAATACGCCTTGGACTTTTTTCTGAACCACAAGCAGTGTAACAATTTGAACAACTGGCCCCTCTTCTTTGAGGAGTTTCGCGATTGGTTGATGACAGTCGACACAGGCAAGCGCACGAAAAGCGATGGCCTCGCCTACAGCAGTCGCAATAGCGTGATTGGGGCAGTGAACCTGTTTCTCGATGTCATGGCGAGAAAGGGCAAGTGCGAGCTACCTCCGAAGTGCCGTAAGTTCCCTCGTCATTTGATGAACCGTCGGACTGCCGAGGATGTCATCTCAGACGACGAGGCCAAGATCATACTCCAGTGCCTAAGTGACCTTGACGAGAGTGGGCTTGCTGCGGATTTTTTTCTCGTGCTCATGCACACGGGGCTTCGACTCGGTGAAGGGCTTGGACTCTCGCTGGCTGATTTTTCGCCAGGTATGCCAGAGGTTGCTCTCATTAAAGGGGCCGTCCAGAGACACGGATTGAAGTGCTTCGGCTACATTGCGCTGGAATCGCAATTGGCATCCACGATCCATCCAAGAAAATCCGACGGCACGGTTCCGAGAAAACCACTCAAGGGTCGCAAACGCATCGACGCTAAAGGCAGTCGCACAATTCCGGTTCTCGACAGTGAGGCCTTCAATGCGCTTGCGCGTAGATTCAACGATCAGTCCGAGCTGCTTGAGAGCAAAAAATTTGGTATCTCCAAGAGCGACTACCTTCTTTTCGATGGTCTCGAGAAAAATCGTTTTTCTCGCTTGCTTCGCGAAGCTTACGAAGGCACGTCGTTCAAACACAAGTCGCCACACTGCGCGCGACATACATTTGCCACGAACCTGGCAGGCATCACACAAGCTGACACAGGGTTCTGTCGCCTTGTCCTCGGCCACAAAGACGAAGATACCACGCTAGGCTATGTTCATTTGTTCGAGCAGATCAACCGGCAGGCTCGCGCCAAGGTTCTGGTGAAGTCGAAGATTGCACTGGTCGACTAA
- a CDS encoding HAMP domain-containing histidine kinase — protein MSGQINLLNSILPIYILSAEPLLAKRFKELGTYFRQGLSSIISPTSPEEKELLDAIVNTNSTMIASGTEAINMRQKGRTATEVHNFMAQRRDTNPANLEAIDKFIQLRNADLNQAKSRMRAISDHTVGWLLIMSVIAFFFALAIAILLIRLVRAEKGVAEARKRAMEILAHDLKSPIATLSMSHDLLQEKSTETELAAIMKRALESIERLTGDILDRGKLDAGQMRISKSACDIQVLVEEIIENHLLQAKLKGIELHSHHESTAKILCDRNRVEQVLNNLIGNGLKFTPRGGDIWIRTRIKNNLMDISVTDTGPGIPEKELGRVFDPFWQVTGTSVKGSGLGLSIVKSLVEAHGGTVTAKNAPNQGAEFTVQIPVL, from the coding sequence TTGAGTGGTCAAATAAATCTGTTGAACTCAATCTTACCTATTTACATCTTATCTGCGGAACCTCTGTTGGCTAAACGCTTCAAAGAACTCGGCACTTACTTTAGACAAGGACTAAGTTCGATCATTTCGCCAACTAGTCCCGAAGAAAAAGAATTACTGGATGCTATAGTGAATACAAATTCCACGATGATCGCAAGCGGGACCGAGGCGATCAACATGCGCCAAAAGGGGCGAACCGCTACGGAAGTGCATAATTTTATGGCGCAACGCCGAGATACCAATCCCGCAAATCTAGAAGCTATCGATAAGTTTATCCAGTTGAGAAACGCCGATCTCAACCAGGCTAAATCACGCATGCGAGCAATTTCTGATCACACTGTTGGCTGGCTTTTGATTATGTCGGTAATCGCTTTCTTTTTCGCACTTGCGATCGCCATTCTTCTTATCCGCTTGGTACGTGCAGAAAAAGGCGTGGCCGAAGCCCGCAAGCGGGCGATGGAAATTCTAGCGCATGACCTAAAAAGCCCAATCGCCACTTTAAGTATGAGCCACGATTTGCTTCAAGAGAAATCCACTGAGACGGAATTGGCTGCCATTATGAAACGCGCTTTAGAATCGATAGAAAGACTCACAGGCGATATTCTAGATCGTGGAAAACTCGATGCCGGTCAAATGCGTATCAGTAAAAGCGCTTGCGACATACAAGTCTTAGTAGAAGAAATAATTGAAAATCACCTGCTGCAGGCTAAATTGAAGGGGATTGAGTTGCATTCGCACCACGAATCGACTGCGAAAATACTTTGTGACCGTAATCGTGTCGAGCAAGTGCTCAATAACCTCATCGGAAATGGCCTAAAATTCACACCGAGAGGTGGCGATATTTGGATTCGCACCAGGATCAAGAACAACCTAATGGATATTTCTGTCACAGATACAGGTCCCGGAATCCCAGAAAAGGAACTTGGCAGAGTTTTCGATCCATTCTGGCAAGTGACCGGAACCAGCGTGAAAGGTTCGGGCTTAGGATTGTCAATTGTCAAAAGTCTCGTTGAAGCGCACGGCGGAACCGTCACTGCGAAAAATGCGCCTAATCAGGGAGCCGAATTCACGGTTCAAATACCCGTTTTGTAA
- a CDS encoding transposase, protein MSPSSVSRHFVEATSKQLKQFLERDLSEFDPFAIMLDSVHRGGVAFITALGISVAGKKMVLGYWEGATENSDICNELLADLEHRNLNLTARVLFVTDGGKGLIKTLRNKFGKKLIHQRCTIHKDHNLQKHLAKKYRKRIHQQYVAALGHGKYEDAKAALETLEQELMLINSSAAMSLREALPELLTLHILNVHKDLYKALHTTNGIENLFSSVRHREHNIKNYNPEYRGEAAKRKTLATLVGGRVPESGGKTSVR, encoded by the coding sequence GTGTCGCCATCGTCGGTCTCACGCCACTTTGTCGAGGCCACAAGCAAACAGTTGAAACAATTTTTAGAGCGAGATCTCTCTGAATTTGATCCCTTTGCCATCATGCTGGACAGCGTTCATCGCGGAGGAGTTGCATTTATCACCGCGCTTGGAATTTCAGTTGCGGGAAAGAAAATGGTGTTGGGCTACTGGGAAGGCGCCACGGAGAATAGCGACATTTGCAATGAATTATTGGCGGATCTTGAACATCGCAATCTCAACTTGACCGCACGGGTGCTATTTGTAACTGACGGAGGCAAAGGTCTTATTAAGACTCTTCGCAACAAGTTCGGAAAGAAACTCATCCATCAACGTTGCACAATTCACAAGGATCACAATCTACAAAAGCACCTCGCCAAGAAATACCGCAAGCGGATCCATCAACAATACGTGGCGGCTCTTGGGCATGGGAAATATGAAGACGCCAAGGCGGCACTGGAGACTTTGGAGCAGGAATTGATGCTAATCAATAGCTCAGCTGCGATGTCTCTCAGAGAGGCCCTTCCAGAGCTTTTAACCTTGCATATTTTGAACGTGCATAAGGATCTTTATAAAGCTCTTCATACAACAAATGGAATCGAGAATCTATTCTCGTCGGTTCGTCATCGAGAACACAACATCAAGAATTATAACCCAGAATACAGAGGGGAAGCGGCGAAAAGGAAAACTCTCGCAACGCTGGTTGGCGGCCGTGTTCCTGAAAGCGGAGGAAAAACTTCCGTACGGTGA
- a CDS encoding IS4 family transposase: MAQPTVFEQVIKLIPRTEFQSIVYKNEGDKGVRTLDCWTWFGSLLFGELTGHDSIRAIERVFATSDNKMAKMGFGPVRKSTLADANRARPIEVLEDLFQYCLGRAYQVAPNKTGFRFKGEVFALDSTTIELCLNLCPWALFHHDKGAAKLHTAIDVANDIPQFAVITEGRAHDIRAIREEISFPPKSTVVFDRGYIDFAWMNELNQTDVFFVSRSKSNLKFKAVESRPTNRIRGHICDQVIYLKSQVGQRYKGKLRRITYKDPDTGKRLTFLTNRFDLAVQTICDLYKSRWKVELFFKTLKQHLRIKKFLGTTVNAVKAQILVALIAFVLVQMLRFATKSSISIPDAMAVIGTLLLLKEPLKRLLGDLPRVTRHPPGLQLSLF; the protein is encoded by the coding sequence ATGGCACAACCTACCGTTTTTGAACAAGTTATCAAGTTAATTCCACGAACTGAGTTCCAGTCGATCGTATATAAGAATGAGGGCGACAAGGGCGTTCGCACCTTGGACTGCTGGACTTGGTTTGGATCCCTTCTTTTCGGCGAATTAACCGGACACGACTCCATTCGGGCCATCGAGAGGGTTTTCGCAACTAGTGATAACAAGATGGCAAAAATGGGATTTGGCCCCGTTCGCAAGAGCACTCTTGCCGACGCCAACAGGGCGAGGCCAATAGAAGTTCTTGAAGATCTATTTCAGTATTGTTTAGGTCGAGCCTACCAAGTTGCTCCCAACAAAACAGGGTTTCGCTTTAAAGGAGAGGTCTTTGCCCTAGACTCAACAACCATCGAGCTTTGTTTGAACCTATGTCCATGGGCCTTGTTTCACCACGATAAAGGGGCTGCAAAGCTTCATACTGCTATTGATGTTGCCAATGACATACCTCAGTTCGCGGTCATCACTGAGGGGCGAGCTCACGACATAAGGGCCATTCGCGAGGAGATCTCATTTCCTCCAAAATCAACTGTGGTTTTTGATCGAGGCTATATTGATTTTGCTTGGATGAATGAGCTTAACCAAACTGATGTCTTTTTTGTTTCTCGTAGCAAGTCCAACCTTAAGTTCAAGGCTGTGGAGAGTCGCCCTACGAACCGGATACGAGGCCACATTTGCGATCAAGTCATCTACCTAAAAAGCCAAGTCGGCCAGCGCTACAAGGGGAAGCTCAGGCGTATCACATACAAGGACCCGGACACGGGCAAGCGTTTGACATTTCTAACGAATCGGTTTGATTTGGCCGTGCAGACCATCTGTGATCTCTATAAGTCCCGTTGGAAAGTGGAACTTTTCTTCAAAACTTTGAAGCAGCATTTGAGGATCAAAAAATTCCTTGGAACTACCGTCAATGCTGTAAAGGCCCAGATTCTCGTTGCCTTAATTGCATTTGTACTCGTGCAAATGCTTCGCTTCGCAACCAAGTCGAGCATCTCCATTCCCGATGCTATGGCGGTAATTGGGACGTTGTTACTTTTAAAAGAGCCACTAAAGCGGCTTCTGGGCGATCTGCCTCGTGTAACCAGACATCCGCCTGGGTTACAGCTTTCTCTGTTTTAG
- a CDS encoding response regulator transcription factor: protein MTRLLLVEDDHQIAKALGINLGLSGYSVSVAHTVADALSKVANEEFQVFLLDINLPDGNGIDLCHEIRALGNEKPVLFLSAKTDEETVVKAMNIGAEDYIRKPFGVEELKARIARALRAQPLPRNIVKAGPITMDLARRQVLINGEILNLSRREFDILTILAQKIWRRHNS, encoded by the coding sequence ATGACACGCCTTTTACTCGTTGAAGATGACCACCAAATCGCAAAAGCCCTAGGAATCAACCTAGGGCTTAGCGGCTATTCAGTTTCAGTTGCTCATACAGTGGCGGATGCGCTTAGCAAGGTCGCCAATGAAGAGTTTCAAGTATTTCTTTTAGATATCAATTTGCCCGATGGAAATGGCATTGATCTGTGTCATGAAATTCGTGCCCTTGGAAATGAAAAACCAGTCCTGTTTTTAAGCGCAAAAACTGATGAAGAAACAGTCGTCAAAGCGATGAACATCGGAGCTGAAGACTACATTCGTAAACCTTTCGGTGTTGAAGAACTAAAAGCTCGCATCGCTCGTGCTTTGCGGGCTCAGCCATTGCCACGAAATATAGTGAAAGCTGGCCCTATCACGATGGATTTGGCACGAAGACAAGTTCTCATCAATGGTGAAATATTAAATCTCAGTCGACGTGAATTCGATATTCTCACAATACTCGCTCAAAAAATCTGGAGACGTCATAACTCGTGA
- a CDS encoding ATP-binding protein, with the protein MEQFNWSFNKRINREKIEELSSCKFVEENEIALLLGSPGTGKTHCAIALGMKAAALGHSVFCSSVKRLSAKIRMARERNTLDKLFKQILTSKLWILDDWGVVTMPRDVSEEIFDLFDRRKYNSAMILTSNRDVEEWPQVFSDPILANAAIDRMFEQAKIVVFEVQVTA; encoded by the coding sequence TTGGAGCAGTTCAATTGGAGTTTTAACAAGAGGATCAATCGCGAGAAGATCGAAGAGCTTTCGAGTTGCAAGTTCGTAGAGGAAAATGAAATTGCATTGTTGCTTGGAAGTCCAGGAACTGGCAAAACCCACTGCGCAATTGCATTAGGCATGAAAGCCGCAGCACTGGGCCACAGTGTGTTTTGTTCGAGCGTAAAAAGACTCAGTGCCAAGATCCGGATGGCCCGGGAACGGAACACTTTGGATAAATTGTTCAAACAAATTTTGACGTCCAAACTTTGGATCCTTGACGACTGGGGCGTAGTGACGATGCCACGGGATGTGAGTGAAGAGATATTTGATCTCTTTGATCGACGCAAATACAACTCGGCGATGATCTTGACCAGCAACCGAGATGTCGAAGAATGGCCACAAGTCTTTAGTGATCCGATCCTAGCCAATGCGGCGATCGATCGGATGTTTGAGCAGGCTAAAATCGTGGTATTTGAGGTCCAAGTTACCGCATGA
- a CDS encoding winged helix-turn-helix domain-containing protein has protein sequence MYPILLGARSEVFDRTIDSHISHLRSKLKVLLKDSLQISCVYGVGYRLDWKNQSEK, from the coding sequence ATCTATCCTATCCTTCTTGGAGCAAGATCTGAAGTATTTGACCGGACGATTGATTCGCACATTAGTCATCTCAGAAGTAAATTAAAAGTCCTTTTAAAGGATTCACTTCAAATTAGTTGCGTTTATGGAGTTGGCTACAGACTAGATTGGAAAAATCAAAGTGAAAAATAA